The DNA region TCAGTGGACTCAAAACAAactgaaagttaaaaaacaaatgaaaccatGGCATGGATGACCACCAGAGACGTTCCGCAAATGATCCATGGAATCCTTCATTAAACCAGAGGActgtgccattttttttctttttcaccaaatGGAGGAATCAGCCTCTTTTAAATagacaaagcaatttctcaattGTCcgtttcctcccttcctctctagGTCTAAAATTCTGTCCTTGCTTTTTGGATAAGTTGTTAGCTAGCGCCTGGTTGACAAATGTGTCAGCAAAAACAAACTCCATGGCATCTAGACCAAGCTGTTCTTGGAAGACAGAGTTTATGACCACTATCAGGAATCATGCTTAAGCAGCGTGGAGCTACTCCAGCTGAAATTATACATTACACCCTGAAATTACAAAATCGGGACAAATTAATGTTCAACACTGAAAGGAGTTCCCACAAAACCATTGTTTTCTCCTGAAAATGTGCTTTGTCCTTGCAGCTGTTGCtattatgtaaatatacataaaaaagtGTCTTTGGGCCACGCACTgtggctcttacctgtaatcccagcactttgggaggtcaaggccagagggtcacttgagcccaggagttcaagaccagcctgggtaacatagtgaagccttgtctctacaaaaaaatttaaaaaaaaaacaaaaaattggccaggtgccatgccatgtgcctgtagtcccagctacttgggaggcacaggagggaggattccttgagccaggagagtcgaggctacagtgagccaagatcgcaccacagcactccagcctgggtgacagagcaagactctgtctcaaaaaacaaaaaaagtttgaaCCAAATGTTTGAATGACACGCTTGTATTTAGACACATTGCAGATGTTTCCTTTCTGAGACAATTTGATATCATGTAAACCTAGCCGAACACTAGAAAGCTAAGTATCTTCTCATAGAACTGACCTATTaaaaatttgtatcattttccCTCCCTGCCTGAATTCTCCAGATGTAAATGGATTCTGTGTAGTTGGGAGATTCCAAATAGATTTCCAGAGGgcatattaaataaatagaaatatgctCATAATGATAAAACGTAATTTCAATTGCAGAGTATTTCTGAAAGTAAAAGAGCTGCCATTTTTTGTGTGCATTTCTTCCTGCTTGGGCAGTAGATGAATGGAGGGGCAGAGAGAGTGACCAGTTCTCCACTAATAAGCCTAAAATCTCCCCCATCCATTGCCTTCTATGATGCCCCCTGTTGGCAGCTTAACCAAAGTGGCcaccattctttttccttttcccccttctttaaggcttctttataaactttttcaaattaattaCCCATCTTAGGTGAAAAGGAGATAAGAAGCAAAGCAGCAAACCAAACCTAAAGGAATCCTATACTTTGGCCAGAAGCCGTGGCtcgcctctgtaatcccagcattttgggaggccgaggtgggcagatcacttgaggccaggagttcaagaccagcctggccaacatggtgaaaccctgtctgtactaaaaaaaataaataaataaacacaaaaattagcatggcatggtagcaggcacctgcaatcccagctactcaggaggctgaggcatgagaatcgcttgaacccagcagatggaggttacagtgagccgagatcatgccactgtacttcaacctgggcaactgagcaagactctgtctcaaaaaaaattaaaaattaaaaaataaatcctataTTCTAtggttttctttacattacacagtcAGCGCTATAGGACCTgctaatggaataaaaataagttaatccAAATAGAATCCCAGTTTCATACTTACACCTGGATATGCTATCTGAGTGTCCAGAGTATCTCTCTAATAAAGATCTACAGTGAATATCTGCCTCAGATACTAGGCAGTTTATATTACTACCACGGTGTGATATTAGCACTAGCAATAGTAATTTTCAGTTGGGCAACtccttaaaatttataaaatttttttatacaTAACCTTATTTTGATATTTCTGCTCACTTGATATTTCTTGCCACCTTGAGAGATGGCAGGGTAGAAATTAATGACcttgaccgggcgtggtggttcatgcctgtaatctcagcactttgggaggccaagacaggaagattgcttgagttcagaagttcgaggccagcctgggcaacatagtgaaactccatctctacaaaaaatacaaaaatcacccaggcatggtggtgcctgtagtcccagctactggggaggctgaagtggaagggtggcttcagcctgggaggcagaggttgcagtgagccgagactgcaccactgaactccaccctgggcaagagGCTGGAGTTAATTAATAAGTTAATGtgattaattaattatattaatatttttaaattaataaaaaatattaatgacctGTCAAACCACAGATAGAAAGTAAATAGCAGAGGCAAGACTTGAATGGAGGACTCTTACCTCCAAGTTCAGTTGTTCAACTGCCCCATCATGCATCACTGCCCAGCTCTTTATCTAAGTCTCCAATCTTGCTAGAAATAGGACCATCCATCCCTCTAATAGAAATTAATAGTCCAGACATGCCCTTTTCTACTAGGCTTAGTGCCCTGTCTCACACAGTCTTTgaattaattctaatttttttttttttttttttgagatagagtttccctcttgttgcctaggctggagtgcaatggcatgatctcagttcactgcaacctccacctccagggttcaagcgattctcctgcctcagcctcccgagtagctgcgattacaggcacccaccaccacgcccagctaattttttgtatttttaatagagacggggtttcaccatgttgtccaggctggtctagaactcctgcccttgacctcaggtgattagcccgcctcggcctcccaaagacctgggattacaggcgtgagccactgcgaccagcccttaaattgttttttattaagaTTACCTGATCAATGTTAAGGCCAATGGTGTTAAGAAATCAAACAAATATTGattaaaagtttacaaatttttcGGCTAATTATTAGTGAGTACTTAAATTAGGAAAATATACAATACTATATCctatggttaattttatttgaCTTCAACTTTCCGCTAAACAACACTTTCCAAAATTGTAAAGTATAAATGCTttgcaaaagtttaaaaaacacagaaaataatttcaaaactcaGAGTTACCATTGTTGAAatgcattttgctttatttctacCTAGTATCtgcataaataacttttttttaaacacaattgAGATTCTGCTTCCACTTAACATTCTGTTCTAGGCATTTGCTTATATCCTCAAAAACtctagagaatatttttaaatcgTTGGTATGAATGAAGTATATTGCTACTAATAATGATGACAACAAGAGTAactagcaaatttttaaattagcatccAGACATGAATAACAAAaaccagtttttaattttttcagacaAATGCAAGATTATTATCTGATCATTCTAAACCAACTGCTGAAACGGTAGCACTCGACAACACTGCAATCCCCAATTTAAGGGCTGAAgatgcagaaaatgaaaaagaaacagcagTATCCCCAGAAGACCATTCCCACCATAAGGTAAAAGTAACatcatttatattcatataattttttaattctccAAAGGTCTTAGTTTCAAAGCATGGTAAAAGAGATTATGTCATTTATGtcccagtttaatttttttaaaacatgatgatCACCTCAACTGCCTCCAATCACTAGAAGAATCATGAGGATTAATGAGTTTTACTACTTGGGCTGAGCTGCTGTAtacttgtttcattttataaaatccaaATTCAGTTTAAACCTGTGGCTGCAGAGTGTGAGGAATATTATAAACATGTTTACATGATAGTgtgtgaagaaaaagaataatgaatattAAACGTTACCTTAGGCATAAATACGGTTATATTATCATTTGTTTGaagaatgaactttttttttcttttaaggctgaaaaatCATCAGTACTAAAGTCAAAAGAGGAAAGCCACGAACAGTCAGCAGAACAGGGCAAGAGTTCTAGCCAAGAGCTGGGACTGAAGGACCAGGAGGACAGAGATGGTGACTTCAGTGTGAATTTGGAGTATGTACCAACTGAAGGTATATTGGACATAAAAGAAGATATGAGTGAGCCTCAGGAGAAAAAACCCTCAGAGAACACTAACTTTTTGGCTCCTGGTGTtagttccttcacagattctaaccAACAAGAAAGTATCACAAAGAGAGAGGAAAACCAAGAACAACCTAGAAATTATTCACATCATCAGTTGAACAGCAGCAGTAAACATAGCCAAGACCTAAGGGATCAAGGAAACCAAGAGCAGGATTCAAATATTTCcaatgaagaagaggaagaagaaaaagagccaGGTGAAGTTGGTACCCACAATGATAAccaagaaggaaagacagaattgCCCAGGGAGGATGCTAACAGCAAGCAGGAGGAAGACAATACCCAATCTGATGACATTTTGGAAGAGTCTGATCAACCAACTCAAGTAAGCAAGATGCAGGAGGATGAATTTGAGCAGGGTAACCAAGAACAAGAAGATGATAACTCCAATGCagaaatggaagaggaaaatGCATCGAACATCAATAAACACATTCAAGAAACTGAATGGCCGAGTCAAGAGGGTAAAACTGGCCTGGAAGCTATCAGCAACCACAAAGAGATAGATGAAAAGACTGTTTCTGAGGCTTTGCTCATGGAACCTACTGACGATGGTACCATGCCCAGAAATCATGGAGCTGATGATGATGGCAGTGATGATGGCGATGATGGCCCCAGACACAGTGCAAGTGATGACTACTTCATCCCAAGCCAGGCCTTTCTGGAGGCCGAGAGAGCTCAATCTATTGCTTATCCCCTGAAAATTGAGGAGCAAAGGGATAAAgcacatgaaaatgaaaatatagataCCAGTGAGCCTGGAGAGCACCAAGAggtaagattattttaaatggtCCTTGTTCAATAAAGCCAGCATTATCAATAAACAGTCATGACCTTTCTCTGTGCTCTTACAGTGTCCTATATGGACGTCTACTAGTATGTTACTAAGATatattacaattatttatttttaggtccATTTCTATCATTAGGCTGAGAATGCCTGTTTTATTTGGGTCCCCATAGAAGCAGATCTTGGATTTGAGTGTTGTTTATTTAAGAAGCACAGGGAACAAAGATAGAGGAGTGAAGAAGTAACACAAGAAGGAAAGGAAGCTAATAAAAGGAACATCATTCAAGCCATGTAAAGACACTTTCTCAGAATTATTCCATTTGGTGACTGAAGGAGCTAGGGCACTTCTTTTGGCTGAGGATTGCTAGGGGGGTATTAATTTTCCAGCATGTCCAGTCTGTCCCTTGAGTGAGTCAGGTCAATTTCCATGATTTTTCAGGCACAGAAATGCAGATATTGGCCATTGAAAGTCCCTGGAACTAGCTGAAATGATAAATTATGACAGATCTGAAGGATGGGAGACACTGAGAGCTGCTGCTCTAATGCCTTGAAAGCAGATGCCATATTGTTTTCGAGTTGAATCACCAGTGTCCAACAAAATGCCTCTGACATAACAAAAGAGCCAACAGTGTTTGTTGAATTAGTTATAAACATTAAGGCCCTACTTTATTAAGCAAACACATACCAAAATGATAATCTGGAAACTACAGCAGGATCGGGGCAGAGAGGAAGCATATTTGGAGCTTTCGTTCAAAATCCTGGCAGCCACCTACCAGCAGGACTTGGCACAGATTTTGGTGCACAAAGTCAATGGTAACCTCAATTACTGAGAACTCTGCTGCCACTCTAATGTAGGAGTTTTCTTACACCTTAAAAGCCTGGTAAGAAAGCTTTACCAACAAATTCAGAGAGATTTCCAATGTAACTCTGGCTTAACTAAAAAATCACAAGATAATACTACATTTCTAGTGTTTTCTCAAATCCAAAGAGGAGACTCCAAGTCTTATTGAGTAATCCCCAGAGATACCACACTACGTCTTGTTGATAAAGATAGAAATGGGTCCTGTTCTCCAAGGGTTACTGTCTATCTCCGCAGTTGTGActgatttccctttcttttttctttttttcttttttcttttattttttttgagacggagtctcactccttcacccaggctggagtgcagtggtgtgatctcggctcactgcaacttctgcttcccaggttcaagcaattatcctatctcagcctcccaagtaggtggaactataggcgcctgccaccacgcccagctaatttttgtatttttagtagagatggggtttcaccttgttggtcaggctggtcacaaactcctgacctcaggtgatccacccacctcagcttcccaaagtgctgggattataggctccatttctctcctttttttctgttttgttttgtttttagagacgaagtcttgctctgtctcctaggctggagtgcagtggtgcaatcacagctccctgcagcctcaatctcctgggctctagtagtcctcccaccttagcctcctgagtaactgggaccacaggcacgcaccatcacgcccagctgggtttttttttttttttttttttttggtagagatggagtttccctatgttgcccaggccaatcttaaactcctgggcttgaagtgatccttccactctggcctcccaaagtgctgggattacacacatgagccaccacacccagcctggtttcCCTTTCTGAGATTTGAAATGATTTGAGCATGAAAAATACTCTGTGAAAGTATGCacagtgggaatataaattaagtAATGGCTCTCCTCTTAGTAGATTTTAACTTTTGCTCTTGTTATTCTAAAGGCCAAGAAAGCAGAGAACTCATCAAATGATGAGGAAACGTCAAGTGAAGGCAACAAGAGGGTGCATGGTGTGGGTGAGTATGCACAAAGCAAGCTGTTTGTGACTATATCAAGGAAGAAATGGAATCTGCCACTTTGGGCTTGTCCCTCCATCCTTTGTGACTACTGCACAGAATTTTTTCTCTCACCAACCCTCCCCAAGGAAATGCTCCCATAAATCGTTGACATTTTCTTGTACATACTTGATATACAACTATGGGTAAAAGTGTTTACAAACTGGAAGCCCTGTTTAGATATTAGTGAAAAGGCTAGAGTTCTTGGCACAGATTTTGGTGCACAAAGTCAATGGTAACCTCAATTACTGAGAACTCTGCTGCCACTCTAATGTAGGAGTTTTCTTACACCTTAAAAGCCTGGTAAGAAAGCTTTACCAACAAATTCAGAGAGATTTCCAATGTAACTCTGGCTTAACTAAAAAATCACAAGATAATACTACATTTCTAGTGTTTTCTCAAATCCAAAGAGGAGACTCTTAAATCCTTTTGCTTCTGAAAAGAATTAATTCTACCTTATTTATTCTCAAATCCGTAACTTGCTTGTGAATTTATATCCCATACATGATAAAGGACCTAATTCCTCCCCCATCACAAACATTTTGAATTTCAGCCTTATTTCGCTTCTGACCAGTTTGCACAACATTGCACTAAGAACTTCAGACTATGACCATCTCAGGCATAGAAGAGCTGTCTGTTCTTTGCACATCTCCAATCCAAACTGCTACAAAAGGAAATCTAGATTATCATGTAAAATGGTCTGTAAAATTATCATGTAAAATAGAAGGTTCCATCTGGAAATTAACACATCAATTAAAGAGGATTCCAATGTCTTCCCACTTCCAAATTTGCAAATTTCAAGGACTACGAAATTTCCCCCTCATTAGTGAAAATGAAACTAGTTGAGTAAATTTGTATTTACATACTCAATTTAACTTTGTCCATGTTTCCTGTCTAATCTTTTCTGTTAGATTCTTGCATGAGCTTCCAGTGTAAAAGAGGCCACATTTGTAAGGTAGACCAACAGGGAAAACCTCACTGTGTCTGCCAGGATCCAGTGACTTGTCCTCCAACAAAACTCCTTGACCAAGTAAGTATTCTGCAAAATAGTCTTTACGTGGCTCCAAAGGGTTAGtgactgaaataaaaacatttgcaattgaaatatttgcttaaaaaagGTACATAGGTTATCATCTAATATTTGGAACATCTGCAGTTTTCATTCTACTGAGCTTACCTAGAGCTAAATTGTCATCACCGTTGGTAcagtttagttgatttttttgaTGCCAAATGGAACAATTATGATTTTAATAGTCTCACCTACCTGACCACATCTTTGACACAGCACTGTTATCAGCATATGAGCTTTAAGGAGCAGAGTGTCTTCCAGTGAGCATTTGGCTCTATCAGCTTTTACTCCTGCTTATCTTCCATAGGTTTGTGGCACTGACAATCAGACCTATGCCAGTTCCTGTCATCTATTCGCTACTAAATGCAGACTGGAGGGGACCAAAAAGGGGCATCAACTCCAGCTGGATTATTTTGGAGCCTGCAAATGTAAGATTATGTCCCTCCTGTCAACCATGATCTCTGAGAGGGTTTGGGGTGAATCTGGACATGCCTGAGTTATCTATATGCAAACAGGGAAAAGCTAATGTAGTTCTGAACACAAAAATCATCAACTGgggaaacttaaaaaataagaactctCTGGCCTTAACCATAGGAGATTCTGATTTAACTGAACTAGGTTGGAACCctgacatttattattattattatttgtttttaaagtaaccTAGAcaattctaatgtgcagccagggctCAGAACCACTATGATAATGTTATCCGCTTAATCATAGAGTTGAATCACTGGAATTTTGCTACATTATTTGCCCTCTTCCCAATTTAAGTTAAGCCTTTGCCAAGAAGTTTTCCGACAACACATTCTTCCAAAAGTTTGTTAAGGCTGTCTTCCTTCCCCAGGATGCTCTCAATTGTGTTTGGCTCCCCTTACCACTAAGTGATTCTCCACATTAGCAATGCTCACTATTATTTCCGGGTCTCCTCCCCTTCCAGACACAGGAGAGGATGAAATATGTCAGCCTCCTGGACGTTAGGTATGCCCATATATCTTGCTTTGTCCAATGAAATGTGAAAAATCATCTGTGTGAGTTCTGGGCAGAAGCATTGAAGAGCTGGGGTATGGCTCTCCATCCTCTGCTCCTTTGCCACAACAAACTCTCTTTGAGATAGTGGCCTCAAAAAATGGCAATGTCATTGGTGGCTgacaagatggccaaacagggactgctctggtctgcagcttccagtgagatcaacacaggagggtgatttctgcatttccaactgaggtacccagctcattgggactggttagacagtgggtgcagctcacGGAGGgggagccaaagcagggtggggtgttgcctcacccaggaagtgcaaggggtcggggaactccctcccctagccaagggacgctgtgagggactgtgctgtgaaggatggtgcattctggcccagatactatgcttttcccacagtcttcgcaatctacagaccaggagattccctacGGTGCCAACACCACCAGGACGCTGGGTTTCAAACACAACACTGGGCCACCATTTGAGCAGACACCGAggtagctgcaggagttttttttttttctcataccccagtggcacctggaatgccagcaagacagaactgttcacttcCCTGGAAATGtgactgaagccagggagccaaatGGTCTAGCTCCGTGGATCCTACGCCCATGGAGCctag from Piliocolobus tephrosceles isolate RC106 chromosome 3, ASM277652v3, whole genome shotgun sequence includes:
- the SPARCL1 gene encoding SPARC-like protein 1 isoform X2, giving the protein MSEPQEKKPSENTNFLAPGVSSFTDSNQQESITKREENQEQPRNYSHHQLNSSSKHSQDLRDQGNQEQDSNISNEEEEEEKEPGEVGTHNDNQEGKTELPREDANSKQEEDNTQSDDILEESDQPTQVSKMQEDEFEQGNQEQEDDNSNAEMEEENASNINKHIQETEWPSQEGKTGLEAISNHKEIDEKTVSEALLMEPTDDGTMPRNHGADDDGSDDGDDGPRHSASDDYFIPSQAFLEAERAQSIAYPLKIEEQRDKAHENENIDTSEPGEHQEAKKAENSSNDEETSSEGNKRVHGVDSCMSFQCKRGHICKVDQQGKPHCVCQDPVTCPPTKLLDQVCGTDNQTYASSCHLFATKCRLEGTKKGHQLQLDYFGACKSIPTCTDFEVTQFPLRMRDWLKNILMQLYEANSEHAGYLNEKQRNKVKKIYLDEKRLLAGDHPIDLLLRDFKKNYHMYVYPVHWQFSELDQHPTDRVLTHSELAPLRASLVPMEHCITRFFEECDPNKDKHITLKEWGHCFGIKEEDIDENLLF
- the SPARCL1 gene encoding SPARC-like protein 1 isoform X1 produces the protein MKTGLFFLCILGTAAAIPTNARLLSDHSKPTAETVALDNTAIPNLRAEDAENEKETAVSPEDHSHHKAEKSSVLKSKEESHEQSAEQGKSSSQELGLKDQEDRDGDFSVNLEYVPTEGILDIKEDMSEPQEKKPSENTNFLAPGVSSFTDSNQQESITKREENQEQPRNYSHHQLNSSSKHSQDLRDQGNQEQDSNISNEEEEEEKEPGEVGTHNDNQEGKTELPREDANSKQEEDNTQSDDILEESDQPTQVSKMQEDEFEQGNQEQEDDNSNAEMEEENASNINKHIQETEWPSQEGKTGLEAISNHKEIDEKTVSEALLMEPTDDGTMPRNHGADDDGSDDGDDGPRHSASDDYFIPSQAFLEAERAQSIAYPLKIEEQRDKAHENENIDTSEPGEHQEAKKAENSSNDEETSSEGNKRVHGVDSCMSFQCKRGHICKVDQQGKPHCVCQDPVTCPPTKLLDQVCGTDNQTYASSCHLFATKCRLEGTKKGHQLQLDYFGACKSIPTCTDFEVTQFPLRMRDWLKNILMQLYEANSEHAGYLNEKQRNKVKKIYLDEKRLLAGDHPIDLLLRDFKKNYHMYVYPVHWQFSELDQHPTDRVLTHSELAPLRASLVPMEHCITRFFEECDPNKDKHITLKEWGHCFGIKEEDIDENLLF